The nucleotide window GTGAGGGCAAATAAGTATTATCTATCTGTATGCCTCGGTTTTTTCGTCTCCTTCGGGGCATGGCAAGTTTATAAACAGGCCCACCTTGGCTCGAAGGCACCGGTCGCTTTTGAAAAGGCGGTTTTTGTCAAAAGGCTGCATCGGTTTTTCGAGGTCTGTACTCCTCTGCCTAAAACATTTCCATATGTTGAAATCGTTGTGCCATCTCTGATGCTGGTCGGCGTGCTGGTCCTTTTGTTTTTTCACAGGAGGTTTGTCGAAAAGCCGGATCATTTCAAAAACGTAAACAACCTGTATTATGGCGTTCTTGTCGCTCTTTGGCCTGCTTTGTGGGTCGTGTCAAACATTGCTGTTTATCTGACGGTGTCTCCCGATTTCAGGATTGACACCTATTCCTATGTCGCCAATTTTGGTGTTTCCCTTCTGATGCTGACCGGCACCCTTTTTGTCGCCGGAGCCATTTTATACCCCTTCACCTTTTTCCTTAAGCACAAGCCTGTCTATTGGGTTCTAGCCGTCTTGTTGATCTGTTTCACGGGGGGGTATAGATACGTCAAAACGAGCCACGCATACACCAAGTACGAAAAGGACATCCATCTTCTCAGGTCCAATCTCGGCCAGTATTCCTTTCCGCCCAACTCCCAGATCGTGACGTTGGGAGGGTTCTCCGCCTTCAATCAGGGATTGACGGTCTCCAATTCGGGTATTTTTATCTGGATATTTAACCGCGAGGACCTACGGGGGATGATTGGGAAGGATCAATTTCCCGCGGATCTTTTCTCCAAATTCAGTTGGAGCAAAAGGATGCGAGGCATCGATCCCGATAAACCGCTTTTTGTCTTCGCGAAAGACAAGAAGGCCGGCTTGGAGAGGGTGAAGTTGTTGCTGAGCACCACCAGTTCGAAATTGGCCAGTGGGCCGAGAATTATGTGGAGGCTCTACGATGTGAGTTCTCCGGGTGGTGAAGTGGTTGAGATGGCTAGCGGGAGCGGCCTGAAGTCCTATTACGACTATTTGAAAGACGGCATGCCAGTCGAATTCGTCAACGAATCCATTGCCTTTTCACCCTCGAAAGGCATTGCTTATGACATCATCGATCAGGATTCGGCAAAGGAGTTCCTTGAAGGTTCGAACCTGATCCAGAATGAAGTTCAATTTGAGGATGTCGTTACTCTGGGCGGAGTTAAGTGCCGCGAGATTGATCCAAAAAAGCAAGCGATCAATTTGGTTTTTCGTGTCGACAAAAATCCAAAGTACCGCATAGGTTTTTCCTTGAACGGAAAGCGCAAGTATCTGCCAATATATGACCTTGCCATGGCCGGGGATTACGTGAAGATTTCTGTATCTACACCAAAGTCCAAGAATGCAAAGCTTGAATTTTTCAAAGCAAACCGTTGGCCTCACCCTCCTATCAAAATCAAAGATAACAGTAACGAAAACAATGGATTTCTGAGTGTTGATCTCGAAGCCTGTAGTCTTTAATTTGTGCTCATTGGAATGTTGAGTAGTTTTTAAAATAGCCTGAGCGTAATAGATTTATAGTTCGTCATTGTATTAATTGAGGAGAAGCATATGATTACTTTCTTTTCACATATCCCAAAGGCCGGTGGCACGACGTTGAAACAAATTTTTTATAAAGCCTTTGGGCAGCAAGGTTGTATAAAGGTTTGGCCAAATTTTGGTGCGGATGTCGATGTCGAAGGGTTCAAGGGGCTTGAGGAGTCCAGTTTTAGAGAGATTTCTGCAGTAGTGGGCCACCTCCCCGTAGGTTCTTTCATGGAAAACAGATTTGGGGAAAGCCTTTTTGAAAAAGGGGTCGTCGACATAATAACTTCCGTGCGTCACCCCTTTGAAAGAATTGTTAGTCTGTATAACTATTTATATTACAATGCCGAACATCCTCATCATGAGGAAATGAAAAAGACGCCTTTAGGCAATTTCGTAAAGTATCAACCGGGGAACTATCAGTTTGAGTACTTAAAAACGGATTGTTTTGATTCTCCGAAAAAAATACTGGAAAAATTCAAAGTGTTCTCGATGGAAAATTCTATCGATGGGTTCAAGGAGTATTTTGCCGAAAAACATAACCTTATCATGGGCAATGTTGAAGTACAGAATACATCAAAGACACATGCCGGAGCGGGAAGGCTTTTTAAAGTCGAAGATATTCCAAAGGAAATACTTTTGGAACTAGAAAAAAAGCATGAAATTGATCTGGAATTGTACGAGGGTGCAAAAAAATAGGTGCCGAAGTTGGAAGTGTTGGCGCCAATGTTGCCGGGGTAGCTTTTTTTTGCAAGTTCCGTTCGTCGCGATTCGTATGTTTTTGAGGGACATAGTTTTTCTTTAATAACTTTTTTCGATCTGGAGGATTGAACAATGTCTAACAAAGTTGCATTGATTACCGGAATTACCGGCCAGGACGGTGCCTACCTCGCCGAGTTCCTGCTGAAGAAGGGATACGTCGTCCACGGCATCAAGCGCCGGGCATCGCTCTTCAACACCGACCGGATCGATCACCTCTACCAGGATCCGCACGTGGAGAACCGCAACCTGATCCTCCATTACGGCGACCTGACCGACTCCACCAACCTAATCCGCATCGTTCAGCAGGTGCAGCCCGACGAGATCTACAACCTGGCGGCCATGTCCCACGTGGCGGTCTCCTTCGATACCCCCGAGTACACCGCCAACGCCGACGGCATCGGCACCCTGCGCATCCTCGAGGCCATCCGCATCCTCGGGCTCGAGAAGAAGACCCGGTTCTACCAGGCCTCCACCTCCGAGCTCTACGGGCTGGTGCAGGAAGTGCCGCAGAAGGAGACGACGCCTTTCTACCCCCGCTCCCCCTACGCGGTGGCCAAGATCTACGGCTACTGGATCACGGTCAACTACCGCGAGGCCTACGGGATCTACGCCTGCAACGGCATCCTGTTCAATCACGAGTCGCCGATCCGCGGCGAGACCTTCGTGACCCGCAAGATCTCCCGCGCGGTGGCGCGACTCGCTCTCGGTCTGCAGGACTGCCTTTACCTGGGGAACATGGACTCGCTGCGTGACTGGGGCCACGCCCGCGACTACGTGGAGATGCAGTGGCTGATGCTGCAGCAGGAGCAGCCCGAGGACTTCGTCATCGCCACCGGTGTGCAGTACTCGGTGCGCGACTTTGTCAATTCGGCCGCCAAGGAGCTCGGCATCACCATGCGTTGGGAAGGCGAAGGGGTCGATGAAGTCGGCATCGTCGAGAGCGTGGACGCCCACGGGACGAAGACCGAAGGGGGCGGCACGGGCCACCTGCACAAGGGGGATGTGATCGTCCGTGTCGATCCGCGCTATTTCCGCCCCACCGAGGTCGAAACCCTCCTCGGGGACCCGACCAAGGCCAAGGAAAAATTGGGATGGGTGCCCAAGACCACTTTCGAGGAGCTGGTGAGCGAGATGGTCCGGTCGGACTTGGAAGCGGCCCAGCGGGACGAGTTGTGCAAGACTCATGGCTTTCAGACTTTTGATTACCATGAATAGGGACAGTTCACCGCAGAGTCGCAAAGAACGCAAAGGGTGAAACGGAAGGTCCACGTTTTTGGTGTAAACCAGAAGACCTTGTCTATGGTTTCCTTGCGAACTTTGCGCCTTAAGTGAACGAAGCGAACGGGCGGTGAATTTATATCCATTGTCACCGCAAAGCCGCAAAGAACGCAAAGGGAGAATCGGGAGGGTCATGTTTTTGGTGTAAACCAGAAGACGTTGCCTGTGGTCTCCTTGCGAACTTTGCGCCTTGAGTGAACGAAGTGAACGGGCGGTGAATTTGTATCCATTGTCACCGCAAAGCCGCAAAGAACGCAGGGAGAAACGGAAGGGTCATGTTTTTGGTGTAAACCAGAAGACGTTGCCTGTGGTCTCCTTGCGAACTTTGCGCCTTGAGTGAACGAAGTGAACGGGCGGTAAATCTGTATCTATTGCCACCGCAAAGGCGCAAAGAACGCAGTGGAATAAACAGAAAATCCATGTTTTTGGCTTAAATCAGAAGGCCTTGCCTATGATTTCTTTGCGAACTTTGCGTCTTGAGTGAGCGAGGCGAACGGGCGGTGACCGGAATGAAGTTCGAAGACCAGATTTCCAACAAAATTCTTATTGCTGCAATTGAGGTTCACAGGGCTCTTGGGCCAGGGTTGCTCGAGTCAGCATATGAAGAATGCCTTTTCCGGGAACTTCAAATTCTGGGGCTAAGCGTCGATCGCCAACGGGCGCTTCCGGTGACCTACAAGGGCTTTCTTCTCGATTGCGGGTATCGCCTTGATTTGGTGGTTGAAGATGTAGTGATCATAGAACTTAAAGCAGTGCATAAAATTGAGCCTATCCATGAAGCTCAAATGTTGACTTATCTCAAGATGTCCGAGCTTAAGCTCGGACTTCTCCTGAATTTTAATGTCCCGCTGATGCGGGATGGCATCAGGCGTATCGTCCACAATCTGTAATCCTTCTTTGCGCTCTTTGCGCCTTTGCGGTTAATATGATGAATACAAATTCCAAGATTTTTGTCGCCGGTTCCAACGGCCTGGTCGGTTCTGCCCTCGTTCGTCGTTTGGAGAAAGGCGGCTATACGAACCTCGTCACCCCCGAGATCGACGAGCTCGACCTGACCGACAGCGCGGCGGTCCAGGGGTTTTTCGAGCAGGAGAAGCCGGAGTACGTCATTCTCGCCGCGGCCAAGGTCGGTGGGATCCATGCCAACAACACCTACCCTGCCGAGTTCATTTACCTGAACCTGATGATCCAGAACAACGTCATCCACCAGGCCTACCTGAACGGGGTCAAGCGGCTGCTCTTTCTCGGCTCGTCGTGCATCTATCCCAAGCTCGCCCCCCAGCCGATGAAGGAGGAGCACCTGCTCACCGGCCTGCTCGAGCCGACCAACGAGCCGTACGCCATCGCCAAGATCGCCGGGCTGAAGATGTGCGAGTCGTACAACCGCCAGTACGGCACGCGCTTCGTGGCGATGATGCCGACCAACCTCTACGGCCCCGGGGACAATTTCCATCCGGAAAATTCCCACGTCCTGCCGGCGCTCATCCGCCGTTTCCATGAGGCGAAGGAGGCGGGGCTGCCGGAGGTGGTGGTCTGGGGCACCGGAACGCCGATGCGGGAATTCATCTACGTCGACGACATGGCTGACGGATGCCTGCATGTGCTGACCCTGCCCGATGACGTTCTGGACGCCGAACTGTGCAGCTACCCGAAGCCCAATTTTGTCAACCTCGGCACGGGGGTGGACGTCACCATCAGGGAGCTGGCCGAAACGGTCAAGGGCGTTGTCGGCTACTCGGGGCGGTTGGTCTTCGATACGTCGAAACCGGACGGAACCCCGCGCAAGTTGATGGATGTTTCCCGCCTCAAAGTCCTGGGTTGGCAAGCGTCGACCGGCCTTGAGGATGGGTTGAGAAATGCCTATCAGTGGTTCCTGGACCATCGGCACGATTTCAGGGCGTGACGGTGTTTCTCGACCCGGACACCTTTCGCACGGTGGTGGCCAGCACCCCTCTGATATCGATCGACCTGGTGGTTCAGAACCCCGGGGGGGAGATTCTGCTGGGGCGAAGGGTCAACCGCCCGGCACAGGGATGCTGGTTCGTGCCGGGTGGAAGGGTGCTGAAGGACGAGACCCTGGACGGCGCCTTTGAGCGGCTGACCGAGGACGAGCTGGGCTTTTGCCGCAGGCGCAGCGAGGCGTCCTTCCTGGGTGTCTATGAACACCTCTATGCCGACAGCGTGTTCAGTGCCGCCCCTGACGGGGGGCCGAGCACCCATTACGTTGTCCTGGGGTACCATCTGAGGCTGGACAAAGAGTCGTTGAACGGACTGCCTCGAGCCCAGCATGAGCGCTACCGCTGGTGGCCGGTCGATGAAGTCAGCGTTGACCCAGCCGTTCACGACAACACCCGCGCCTATCTGCCCGCCGTGACCCGGGCTGCAGGGACGGCGCCCGGCAGGGGTGGGATATCCTGACCCGGTTGGAGTAAAATACAAGAGTTGGGATTGGCCGGTTCCTCGGTCTTTGTCACCTTTGCACTGGCGGTCCCGGCAATAAAGCGGAGGTTCTCGTCCCGTTGCTTTTCAACCCATTCCGAAAGAAACCCCCGGAGTCCGCATCGACGACCGCTGGCAGGGGCGTGTCCAGCGTTGATCGGGCAGAGGTTGCCGAGAGCGGCCTGTTCCGCGAGGACTGGTATCTGAACCACTATCCTGATGCGGCCATGGCCGGGGTTGATCCCGTTTCGCACTACCTGGAAAACGGCGCGGCCCTCGGCTACGACCCGGGACCGGGCTTCAGCACCTGCGGGTATTGGGGGCGGTATCCCGATGTGGCCAGTGCGGGGATGAACCCCTTGCTTCATTACCTGCGCCACGGCAGGGACGAGGGGCGGGCGACCGGCCCGGCAGGGAGGGAGAGGGACGGTTTCGACAGGAAACCTTATCGGAATTTTTCGGAATTTCTCCGCCACAGCCTGCTGCAGCCTCTCGTCAAGGCCCCCTTCTCGGAGGATGACCTCTGCAGTTTCGCAGTCATGGGCCGGATCGGCGCCCAGCTGGCCGAGCGCGCACTGAGCTGCCCCGACAGTGAGGCGCCCCTCGTTTCGGTCGTCATGCCGGCCTTCAACCGCGAGACGGTCATCGCCGAGGCCATTGCGTCGGTATTGCTACAGAGCTATGGCCGTTTCGAGCTGATCGTGGTCGATGACGGCAGCACGGACGGAACGGTTTCGGCGGCGTTGCCCCATGCCGCCGACCCGAGGGTGCGGGTCGAGAGGTGCCCGGAGCGCCGGGGCGTCTCGGCGGCGCGCAACCGGGGAATCGCCCTCGCAAAGGGCGCGTTGATCGCCTATC belongs to Desulfuromonas sp. and includes:
- a CDS encoding sulfotransferase family 2 domain-containing protein, producing the protein MEEKHMITFFSHIPKAGGTTLKQIFYKAFGQQGCIKVWPNFGADVDVEGFKGLEESSFREISAVVGHLPVGSFMENRFGESLFEKGVVDIITSVRHPFERIVSLYNYLYYNAEHPHHEEMKKTPLGNFVKYQPGNYQFEYLKTDCFDSPKKILEKFKVFSMENSIDGFKEYFAEKHNLIMGNVEVQNTSKTHAGAGRLFKVEDIPKEILLELEKKHEIDLELYEGAKK
- the gmd gene encoding GDP-mannose 4,6-dehydratase; translation: MSNKVALITGITGQDGAYLAEFLLKKGYVVHGIKRRASLFNTDRIDHLYQDPHVENRNLILHYGDLTDSTNLIRIVQQVQPDEIYNLAAMSHVAVSFDTPEYTANADGIGTLRILEAIRILGLEKKTRFYQASTSELYGLVQEVPQKETTPFYPRSPYAVAKIYGYWITVNYREAYGIYACNGILFNHESPIRGETFVTRKISRAVARLALGLQDCLYLGNMDSLRDWGHARDYVEMQWLMLQQEQPEDFVIATGVQYSVRDFVNSAAKELGITMRWEGEGVDEVGIVESVDAHGTKTEGGGTGHLHKGDVIVRVDPRYFRPTEVETLLGDPTKAKEKLGWVPKTTFEELVSEMVRSDLEAAQRDELCKTHGFQTFDYHE
- a CDS encoding GxxExxY protein, with amino-acid sequence MKFEDQISNKILIAAIEVHRALGPGLLESAYEECLFRELQILGLSVDRQRALPVTYKGFLLDCGYRLDLVVEDVVIIELKAVHKIEPIHEAQMLTYLKMSELKLGLLLNFNVPLMRDGIRRIVHNL
- a CDS encoding GDP-L-fucose synthase, which produces MNTNSKIFVAGSNGLVGSALVRRLEKGGYTNLVTPEIDELDLTDSAAVQGFFEQEKPEYVILAAAKVGGIHANNTYPAEFIYLNLMIQNNVIHQAYLNGVKRLLFLGSSCIYPKLAPQPMKEEHLLTGLLEPTNEPYAIAKIAGLKMCESYNRQYGTRFVAMMPTNLYGPGDNFHPENSHVLPALIRRFHEAKEAGLPEVVVWGTGTPMREFIYVDDMADGCLHVLTLPDDVLDAELCSYPKPNFVNLGTGVDVTIRELAETVKGVVGYSGRLVFDTSKPDGTPRKLMDVSRLKVLGWQASTGLEDGLRNAYQWFLDHRHDFRA
- a CDS encoding GDP-mannose mannosyl hydrolase; amino-acid sequence: MTVFLDPDTFRTVVASTPLISIDLVVQNPGGEILLGRRVNRPAQGCWFVPGGRVLKDETLDGAFERLTEDELGFCRRRSEASFLGVYEHLYADSVFSAAPDGGPSTHYVVLGYHLRLDKESLNGLPRAQHERYRWWPVDEVSVDPAVHDNTRAYLPAVTRAAGTAPGRGGIS